The DNA segment CAAGATCTTTGATGAGCTTGAATTCATCTAATTCTCCGCAAGGACGTCCGCCGGAGATGATGATCTCGGCGTTAAAAAGGCTTTGTCCGCCGCTTTCTTTTCGTTCTGTTTCTAAAATCTCCACAAGAAAATCTTCTTTGCTTAAAACGGGGTGGAATTCAGAAACCTTTCCTTGTCGTTCCGGATCTGGTTTTAGCGCTTCGAAAGTTCCCGGGCGGGCGGTGGCCATTTGCGGGCACCAAAATCCGATAATGGTCGCTAATTTACTTTCACCGTAAGTGGGGCGAATGGCTTCCAAACAAGGGGCAAAAATAGATTTTAAACGTTTATTGACAAAATCTCCGATACGTAAAATTGTGCAATCTGCCGTAACACCCGCGCGAAGGCGGCTGGCCAAACGCGGAGCGAGTTCTCGGCCGGATGTTGTTGCGCCAAATAAAGCGATTTCCGGACGGCGCTGTTTAGAAACCTGCGTAATAACGGAAGCAAAAGGCAAAATAGAATATTCTTTAAGCCGAGGATCATTAACAACAATCACTTCATCGGCTCCGTGCGCGATAACTTGTTGCGCTAAGGAAGTAACATTATCTCCGATAATAACGGAGGTAACGGTTGTTTTTAATTCATCGGCGAGTTTTCTAGCCGGATTTAAAATTTCTAAAGAAGAACGGGCGACCGTATTTCCGTACACTTCAACCCACGTTAAAATTCCGCTGGCGCCGTTACGAAAATCAACACGAGGAAATTTATCTTCTTTGGGCGCTTGTTCTTCTTCATTGGTTTCTTCTTTAGGCGTGTGCGATTGTTTAGACGCTTCGCTAAAAACACGGGTAAGATCGGTGTCAATTTTTTGCTCATCGATCATTTGAACCGGTGGACGATTATGGACAACGTTTACCGCCTTGGCGACAACGGTTGGAGAACCGGCGAGTCCAACGGTGTCGGGGCTTAATCCGATCTGATCGAGCGTGAATGTTTCAATGGCAATTTGTTTTGATTTGATCGCGCCGGCTAAAGACGGCCTTCGGGCGTGGACAGCTGTCGGAGCGATGGAAATAATGCAGGGAATCGGTACTTTGAGGGTTTGATGTCCACCTTCGATCATTCGCCGTACTTTTAAATGATCTCCGCAATATTCAACATGTTCTACGAAGGTGGCTTGAGGAATTCCAAGATTCTCGGCTGTTTGCGAAGGAACGTGCGCGGTATCGCCGTCGCTTGTTTGCCGTCCGGCGAAAATAATGAATTTATTATCTTTAGGAATAAGAGAACTTTTTAATAGTGTGGCGATGGCAAGGCCGGTGGCGAATGTATCGGAACCGCCTAAACGCCTATCAGAAAGAAGAACGGCGCGGTCATAACCCATAGAAATTGATTTGCGAAGAGATTGTTCAAAGCTTGGCGGCCCCATGGAAACAACAATTAATTCCGCGTCGGGAACGTGTTTTTTTATCTGCAGGCCTTGTTCTAAGCCGAAAGAACAATCCACGTTAATGATGGATTTTGCTTTTGTGCGATCCATCAAGCCGTCGGAGCCCATGCGCATTTCTGACGCGACGGGAACTTGCTTCATGAGACTAAAAACTTTTAAACTCATAACATCCTCACATATTTTCGTATTCTGGGCCATCGCCGCCATAGGGCGTTGTCCAGGTAACATTGCACATTGGGTCTACAATATCGCACGTTTTACAATGCACGCAATTTGATGAGTGAAGTTTTAATCCTTTTTTTCCTGTTTTAGCGTCGGCGGAAATTTCAAAAACCTGCGCGGGACAATATCGCTGGCAGGGAGCGTGAAAATCCTCAATACATGTTTCGCAGCTTTTGGCGCTGGGAACAACGATGTGGCTGGGTTGTTCTTCGTCGTGTTTTGTGCCAGAAAAAAAGATATCTGTTTCCTTATCAAAGGTCAGTTTTTTATCAAAGATCAGAGCCTCTTTATTTCTCTCTAAGAATGTTTTTCCCTTAAATTCTTTAACCGGCTGATAATGTTTGTAATCTTCTTCTATTTTTAGCCGTCCGCTAAACGATAGCCCGCGTCCGCCGGTTAGAATCTGTGTTCCAAATTGCAACATTCCTAAAAATAAATTAGTTTTGAAGGCTTGGCGGAAATTTCTCACCACATAAAGCTCTTTAAAGGACTGGCTTTTTTTGAATAATTCTTCGTAAAGGCTTAGTTGCCGGGAAGAGGTATCGTTTTTCTTGACGGCCTCAAAAGCGGTTTTGGCCGCCATCATTCCGGATTGAATGGCTAAATGAATTCCTTTTAAGCTCGGCATAGCCAGAAAGCCGGCCGAATCTCCGACGATCAGGGCATTGTCATGATAAAGCTTCGGCATGGAGAAAAATCCGCCTTCGGGAATTGTTTTAGCGCCGTAACGTAAAAGCTTTCCTTTTTCTATAAGCTTGGAAACAAATGGATGTTTTTTGTAAACCTGAAAAGCGTGGTGTGTGTCAAAGGTAGTGTCTTTAGAATCGAGCCCGACCACTAAGCCGATGGCCACAAGGTTTTTGCTTAAAGCGTAAATAAAACCGCCGCCGAATTGATCAAATTTTAACGGGAAACCGAGCGTGTGAGCGATGTAACCTACGGGAAGTACTCCTTCCGGGATCTCCCAGATTTCTTTGACACCTAAAGAATAAACTTGCGGATTGCGATCTTTATCTAAGTCAAATTTCTTAATTAGTGTTTTTGTTAAGCTTCCGCGCGTGCCTTCGGCGAAAATGGTAATCTTAGCCCGAATATCCGTAGCGGGCTGGTAATTTTCCATTGGCGTTCCGTGAGCATCGATACCGGAAGCTCCGGTGCGCACACCGGACACTTTGCCATTTTCATAAAGAATTTCATGTCCGTTAAAACCGGAGAAGACCTGAATACCTTTTTTCTCAGCGATCTCAGAAAGCCAGCGTACGATTTTTCCTAAAGAAGCAATATAGTTTCCCTTATTTCCCATATAAGGCGGGTGAAAAGGCAGGGCAAAAGACTTATTTTTTGTAAAAAATTGAACGTCTTCTTTAAGGACCGGGGTTTCAAACGGGATGTCTTTTTCTTGAATGTCCGGCAAAAGCTCGCGAAGCCCAACGGGGTTAATGACAGCCCCCGAAAGGGTGTGATTTCCCATAGCATTGGCTTTTTCTAAGAGAAGAATACGAGGAGAAAGCTTGGCTGGGACGGACTTTTCGTTTTCCGCGGATTCATTATGCTTTTTAACAAGATCAGCGAGGTGAATAGCCGTAGACAATCCGGCAGGCCCGCCGCCAATGATCAAAATATCAGTTTCAATAACAGGATTTTTCATAAATTTAATACAGTTAAGTTATCACAAATTTGTACTTTTACAAATAAATTTGTTAATTTTAAAAATGTCGCAGGAGTCTAGTTTTGTGCCTTTTAAAAATTCTGGGAGGCCTTTAAAAGGCTTGAAGATAGGAATTGACCCTTTTTTTCCATCCCGGAAGCCATTTTTCTTCGTTACGCTGCGCCGGAGAATTCTTGACACGTTCCTCCAATAGTCTGCCCGCGATCTGCGCAAATTCTTCCAAGGCTTTCGCGCTATCTTCTTGCATTGTCATTTCACTTAATATTTGCAGAAGGCCCCAGCCCTGGTTTTGATAGCGCTCGGAGGGCAAAACACCCAATCCTTTAAAATTGATATAATCCATAAGCGCGTAAATTCCTGATGGGGTAGAGCTCAAAAGGTAAAATTGCTTTGATATCTTAGGACGGTCTTGATCTTTAGCGAACTGTATTAGAGTAGGCAAGGCTTCGTTAAGGCGGGTAAGGAGAAAGGAATACTGATCTGATTTTGTTCTGACAAGAAGATCTTGCAGGTCTAAAATCCTGGGATCTTGGGGATCTTTAAGAAAATCTTGGCGGCTATTCCAGGGACAGGGCGGTTTAGGATTTTGGGTAAGCCAGCCGGGAGGCGTATTTCCTTTTGATTCAAGGTAGTTTAGCAGCTTGATAAAGCTTTCCTCAAAGGGTCCGCTTGTGGCGGCCGGATACCAAATAAAATGTCCGACGCCCAGCGAAAGAAAATCTTCGCCCTCATTCCAGGTTAACAAACATTT comes from the Candidatus Omnitrophota bacterium genome and includes:
- a CDS encoding electron-transfer flavoprotein:ubiquinone oxidoreductase encodes the protein MKNPVIETDILIIGGGPAGLSTAIHLADLVKKHNESAENEKSVPAKLSPRILLLEKANAMGNHTLSGAVINPVGLRELLPDIQEKDIPFETPVLKEDVQFFTKNKSFALPFHPPYMGNKGNYIASLGKIVRWLSEIAEKKGIQVFSGFNGHEILYENGKVSGVRTGASGIDAHGTPMENYQPATDIRAKITIFAEGTRGSLTKTLIKKFDLDKDRNPQVYSLGVKEIWEIPEGVLPVGYIAHTLGFPLKFDQFGGGFIYALSKNLVAIGLVVGLDSKDTTFDTHHAFQVYKKHPFVSKLIEKGKLLRYGAKTIPEGGFFSMPKLYHDNALIVGDSAGFLAMPSLKGIHLAIQSGMMAAKTAFEAVKKNDTSSRQLSLYEELFKKSQSFKELYVVRNFRQAFKTNLFLGMLQFGTQILTGGRGLSFSGRLKIEEDYKHYQPVKEFKGKTFLERNKEALIFDKKLTFDKETDIFFSGTKHDEEQPSHIVVPSAKSCETCIEDFHAPCQRYCPAQVFEISADAKTGKKGLKLHSSNCVHCKTCDIVDPMCNVTWTTPYGGDGPEYENM
- a CDS encoding FAD-binding protein, translated to MSLKVFSLMKQVPVASEMRMGSDGLMDRTKAKSIINVDCSFGLEQGLQIKKHVPDAELIVVSMGPPSFEQSLRKSISMGYDRAVLLSDRRLGGSDTFATGLAIATLLKSSLIPKDNKFIIFAGRQTSDGDTAHVPSQTAENLGIPQATFVEHVEYCGDHLKVRRMIEGGHQTLKVPIPCIISIAPTAVHARRPSLAGAIKSKQIAIETFTLDQIGLSPDTVGLAGSPTVVAKAVNVVHNRPPVQMIDEQKIDTDLTRVFSEASKQSHTPKEETNEEEQAPKEDKFPRVDFRNGASGILTWVEVYGNTVARSSLEILNPARKLADELKTTVTSVIIGDNVTSLAQQVIAHGADEVIVVNDPRLKEYSILPFASVITQVSKQRRPEIALFGATTSGRELAPRLASRLRAGVTADCTILRIGDFVNKRLKSIFAPCLEAIRPTYGESKLATIIGFWCPQMATARPGTFEALKPDPERQGKVSEFHPVLSKEDFLVEILETERKESGGQSLFNAEIIISGGRPCGELDEFKLIKDLVKALQDKGIKADWGASRQAVDHGYAPYSRQVGQTGKTVRPKVYVAVAISGAIQHISGMKESGKILAVNIDAHSNIFNAADYGIVGDYLKVLPILIEQVKQGFTFGLTTAETKNPALV